Proteins encoded within one genomic window of Pseudalkalibacillus sp. SCS-8:
- the tpx gene encoding thiol peroxidase gives MAAVTFKEKPVTLLGNEVNVGDTAPDFTVLANDMSEVTLEDTKGSVRLISVVPSLDTGVCDQQTRRFNEEAGKLDNVKVLTISVDLPMAQKRWCGAAGVENVQTLSDHRDLSFGKAYGVAIEELRLLTRAVFVVDSNDKVTYVEYVNEATNHPDYEAAVEAAKSAE, from the coding sequence ATGGCAGCAGTAACGTTTAAAGAAAAACCAGTGACATTATTAGGAAACGAAGTAAACGTAGGTGACACAGCTCCAGATTTCACAGTTCTTGCAAATGACATGTCTGAAGTGACACTTGAAGATACGAAGGGTTCCGTTCGACTTATCAGTGTCGTTCCATCTCTTGATACGGGCGTATGCGATCAACAGACCCGTCGTTTCAACGAAGAAGCAGGTAAGCTTGATAACGTCAAGGTACTGACGATCAGTGTCGATCTTCCAATGGCACAGAAAAGATGGTGTGGTGCCGCAGGTGTTGAGAATGTACAGACACTTTCTGACCATCGTGATCTTTCATTCGGAAAAGCGTACGGTGTAGCGATTGAAGAGTTACGTCTTCTGACTCGTGCTGTATTTGTCGTAGACTCCAATGATAAAGTGACATATGTTGAATATGTAAATGAAGCGACGAATCATCCTGACTATGAGGCTGCAGTCGAAGCAGCGAAGTCTGCAGAGTAA
- the ytfJ gene encoding GerW family sporulation protein — protein MSEHPIQGLMQTAMENIKEMIDVNTIIGDPVETPDGSVILTVSKVGFGFAAGGSQFNPSTSGHSKGSSDGESLPFGGGSGGGVSITPIAFLIVNSSGVKTIHLDNSTHLYERLLDLAPQVVEKIQKMMNNGQSGGSRSNKDQRHQQPDLQQTQHQSERRQKQDLDF, from the coding sequence ATGTCAGAACATCCAATCCAGGGCTTGATGCAAACGGCAATGGAGAATATTAAGGAAATGATCGATGTCAATACGATCATCGGAGACCCTGTTGAAACCCCTGATGGAAGTGTCATCCTTACAGTTTCCAAGGTCGGATTCGGCTTTGCAGCTGGTGGAAGCCAATTTAATCCTTCAACGTCAGGTCACTCGAAGGGGAGTTCAGATGGCGAATCTCTGCCGTTTGGTGGAGGAAGCGGTGGTGGAGTATCCATCACACCGATTGCGTTTCTGATCGTCAATTCTTCCGGAGTGAAGACGATTCATCTAGATAATAGTACCCATCTCTATGAGCGTTTGTTGGACCTAGCTCCACAAGTCGTTGAAAAGATCCAAAAGATGATGAACAATGGACAAAGTGGTGGTTCGAGATCCAATAAGGACCAACGCCATCAACAACCGGACCTCCAACAGACCCAACACCAATCGGAACGACGACAAAAGCAGGATCTTGATTTTTAA
- a CDS encoding DUF2953 domain-containing protein, with protein MYWLIGILLVISILITFLLLSRVRISITYIRNAEKDACTIHAHFLRGKLHYSWYIPFDQVNMEEDGMHVNYQTELEFGEQDREKDREAIFQAETLIERAHETKELIDSIYQLHRIIRRFLKTVHTEEFQWFTTIGTGDAASTGIFSGMLWTIKGSVAALVSSMTTLKKPPIIEVHPSFQLPIVEMQLQCMFSFRIGKAMLAAYQIVKNWKGRKQHVRTSNPGLDANGNGEY; from the coding sequence ATGTATTGGCTCATCGGTATCCTGCTTGTGATTAGTATCTTAATAACGTTCCTTCTACTTAGTAGAGTAAGGATCTCCATAACCTATATCCGTAATGCTGAAAAAGATGCATGTACAATCCATGCGCATTTTTTGAGAGGGAAGCTTCATTATTCCTGGTATATTCCGTTTGACCAGGTAAACATGGAGGAAGATGGCATGCATGTAAACTATCAGACGGAATTGGAATTCGGCGAACAGGACCGAGAAAAAGATCGGGAAGCTATTTTCCAGGCAGAAACGCTTATTGAGAGAGCCCATGAAACGAAAGAGTTGATTGATTCGATTTATCAGCTTCACAGGATCATCAGAAGATTCTTGAAGACGGTACATACGGAAGAATTTCAGTGGTTCACTACAATCGGGACAGGAGATGCAGCTTCAACTGGAATTTTTTCAGGTATGTTATGGACGATTAAAGGCAGTGTAGCAGCACTTGTCAGCTCCATGACCACTCTAAAGAAGCCCCCGATCATTGAGGTTCATCCTTCTTTTCAGCTTCCAATCGTCGAAATGCAATTACAATGTATGTTTTCTTTTCGAATCGGGAAAGCTATGCTCGCAGCATATCAGATCGTAAAAAATTGGAAGGGAAGGAAACAGCATGTCAGAACATCCAATCCAGGGCTTGATGCAAACGGCAATGGAGAATATTAA
- a CDS encoding RDD family protein: MDHIQSEEHQSGFDSPSTNPPKEKVYAGFWMRLWANLIDLLVIGSLYRILIYPTFRWFDLPLSDESIFSLKAILTAVIFYGYFLLMTRFFGQTLGKMVLAIKVVTKDLDDRLNWSTLFFREVIGRFISIKILAIGYLIAAFTSEKRALHDIFADTRVIHTKK, translated from the coding sequence TTGGACCATATACAATCAGAGGAGCATCAATCAGGCTTTGATTCCCCTTCAACTAACCCGCCCAAGGAGAAGGTTTATGCTGGATTTTGGATGAGGTTGTGGGCAAACTTGATTGATCTTCTTGTCATAGGCAGCCTATATCGAATCTTGATTTATCCTACCTTCCGTTGGTTCGATCTTCCGTTGTCGGATGAAAGCATCTTTTCTTTGAAGGCGATATTGACTGCAGTCATCTTCTACGGTTACTTTCTACTCATGACAAGGTTTTTCGGTCAAACACTTGGAAAAATGGTTTTGGCGATCAAGGTCGTTACAAAAGACTTGGATGATCGATTAAATTGGTCGACCCTCTTTTTCAGAGAAGTGATTGGACGTTTCATCAGTATAAAGATTCTTGCCATCGGTTACCTTATTGCAGCGTTCACGAGTGAAAAGAGAGCTTTGCATGATATATTTGCAGATACAAGAGTCATCCATACGAAGAAGTAG
- the sppA gene encoding signal peptide peptidase SppA — protein MNRKRWAALLIAGVLLVGSIVINLLSLSANANFSGLQGNALFEEEPFVENVVEEGSDKESIVVLEVDGVIQDTGDATSFFQSPGYNHQRFLDMLEHAGEDPDVEGIIIRVNSPGGGVVESAEIHDQIKTIQKQSKKPVYISMGSMAASGGYYISAPADKIFAHPSTLTGSLGVIIQSMNYGELAEKLGVKWETIKSGKHKDILSPAREMTEDEREILQSIVDNSYNEFVNVISSGRKMPEEKVRELADGRVYDGRQAKELNLVDELGDLDDTIKKMKKDLGNSHLRVIRYEQNIGLNSLLNMTAQKIFQPNGDLLGIQKLMSQTNTPQIKYLYTE, from the coding sequence ATGAACAGAAAACGTTGGGCAGCTTTATTGATTGCAGGCGTACTGCTGGTCGGTTCAATCGTCATCAATCTTTTATCGTTATCGGCTAACGCAAATTTCTCAGGGCTACAAGGGAACGCCCTTTTTGAAGAAGAACCATTCGTCGAAAATGTGGTGGAAGAAGGTAGTGATAAGGAAAGTATTGTCGTGTTGGAAGTGGATGGCGTAATCCAAGACACCGGGGACGCAACTTCATTCTTCCAATCTCCAGGCTATAACCACCAACGGTTTCTAGATATGCTGGAGCATGCAGGAGAGGATCCTGATGTAGAGGGCATCATCATTCGGGTAAACTCACCAGGTGGCGGAGTAGTCGAGAGCGCGGAAATACATGACCAAATTAAGACCATCCAAAAGCAAAGTAAGAAACCTGTATACATATCGATGGGAAGCATGGCAGCATCGGGAGGCTATTACATCTCAGCGCCTGCTGATAAGATTTTTGCACATCCTTCAACATTGACGGGATCATTGGGCGTCATCATCCAATCGATGAATTACGGAGAACTCGCGGAAAAATTGGGCGTGAAGTGGGAGACCATCAAAAGTGGTAAGCACAAAGATATCCTTTCCCCTGCCCGCGAAATGACAGAGGATGAGCGAGAGATCCTCCAGTCCATTGTAGACAATTCCTACAATGAATTCGTCAATGTCATTTCATCAGGGCGTAAAATGCCAGAGGAGAAAGTCCGGGAACTGGCGGACGGAAGGGTCTATGACGGTCGGCAGGCTAAAGAATTGAATCTTGTAGATGAATTAGGAGATTTGGATGATACGATCAAGAAAATGAAAAAGGACCTAGGGAATTCTCATCTAAGGGTCATTCGGTATGAACAGAATATCGGCCTAAATTCATTGTTGAACATGACGGCTCAGAAGATTTTCCAACCGAACGGTGACCTGCTCGGCATCCAGAAGTTGATGAGCCAGACAAATACACCGCAAATCAAGTACCTATATACGGAATAA
- a CDS encoding NAD kinase, translating to MSERKNIHFFYKKGSEYEDKINQLKDLAVNNGFTLVDNTDEANIIASIGGDGTFLQAVRQTGFRDDALYVGVSTGQLGFYCDFDIEDLSGMIQAMMNEQVEVRRYPTIKVDVENDSSFYCLNECSIRSGIIKTLSLDLHIDDLFFERFKGDGIIVSTPTGSTAYNKSLDGAIVDPKLPCMQISEVASINNNHYRTLGSSFILSEERELEIRMVDDGNDFPIIGMDNEALSVRHSGSIRISLSEKRIKTVKLKDNSFWHKVKRSFL from the coding sequence ATGTCTGAACGAAAGAATATCCACTTCTTTTATAAAAAAGGCAGTGAATACGAAGATAAGATTAACCAATTGAAAGATCTAGCAGTCAATAATGGATTTACTCTCGTAGATAATACGGATGAAGCGAATATCATCGCAAGTATAGGTGGAGACGGAACCTTCCTGCAAGCAGTAAGGCAGACTGGATTCCGTGACGATGCATTATACGTTGGGGTCAGCACAGGCCAACTAGGATTTTATTGTGATTTTGATATCGAAGACCTTTCTGGTATGATCCAAGCGATGATGAATGAACAGGTAGAAGTTCGTCGATATCCGACCATCAAGGTTGACGTAGAGAATGATTCTTCTTTTTATTGCTTGAATGAATGCTCGATACGTTCAGGAATCATCAAAACGCTCTCATTGGATTTACATATTGATGACCTGTTTTTCGAACGCTTCAAAGGTGATGGGATCATCGTTTCCACACCTACGGGAAGCACCGCATATAACAAATCCCTTGATGGAGCGATCGTGGATCCGAAATTACCATGTATGCAGATCAGCGAAGTCGCTTCAATAAACAACAACCACTACAGGACACTTGGAAGCTCATTCATTCTAAGTGAAGAGCGTGAATTGGAAATCCGTATGGTGGATGACGGAAACGATTTTCCAATCATCGGAATGGATAATGAAGCCCTGAGCGTAAGGCATAGCGGATCGATCCGTATCAGCCTCTCAGAAAAGCGGATTAAAACGGTCAAGTTGAAAGACAACTCGTTCTGGCACAAAGTGAAACGAAGCTTCTTATAA
- a CDS encoding amidohydrolase: MKTLWTNGTIYTMEKEGETVEAVLVEGTKIIDCGSKEWIEEHHDIDEVQDLQGAVMYPGFVDSHLHMIGHGEKLLRLDLSDIHSAEEMRKVLKEKVYSTPLEEWIIGEGWNENNFLDRKIFHRIELDEIAPHHPMMLTRICRHALLANSKALAMAGITKETPDPPGGVIVRDSNGSPTGYLLDKAQDLVKNAIPQVTEEYLHRALRTSVEDLTKHGLVGGHSEDLNYYGGFRRTYQTFLDVINNDRLKFKANLLVHHEVVEDMHEEGYQFGSTNGYVELGAMKIFADGALGGRTAYLSKPYNDMPETYGVAIHTLTELKELVKKARRYNMPVAIHTIGDLALEFALYAVEENPPPEGLRDRFVHGQVVRPDLIERLRKVPVIIDIQPHFVASDFPWVIERLGEERMQYSFAWKTLLEEGIPCASGSDAPIETADPLSTIHAAVLRKKQGDEHEGYFPEQKLTVFEAVELYTKGSAYAIGKENETGVIQKGYSADFTILEEDLFQIDPEKIPEVKVVMTVVDNAIVYEA, translated from the coding sequence ATGAAGACGTTATGGACAAATGGTACGATATACACAATGGAAAAAGAAGGCGAGACAGTCGAGGCCGTATTGGTCGAGGGTACGAAAATCATTGATTGTGGATCAAAGGAATGGATCGAGGAACATCATGACATTGATGAGGTTCAGGACCTGCAAGGTGCTGTCATGTACCCCGGCTTTGTAGACAGTCACTTACATATGATCGGTCATGGAGAAAAGCTTCTCCGGTTGGACCTATCCGACATTCATTCTGCCGAGGAAATGCGGAAAGTCCTGAAGGAAAAGGTGTATTCCACCCCCCTGGAAGAATGGATCATAGGTGAAGGCTGGAATGAGAATAATTTTCTTGATAGGAAGATTTTCCATAGAATCGAACTGGACGAGATTGCTCCACATCATCCAATGATGTTGACGCGAATATGCAGACATGCCCTTTTAGCCAACTCGAAAGCCTTAGCAATGGCCGGAATCACAAAGGAAACGCCTGATCCCCCTGGAGGTGTCATTGTTAGGGACTCAAACGGTTCACCGACAGGATATCTGCTCGACAAGGCACAAGATTTAGTGAAGAATGCCATTCCACAAGTTACAGAGGAATATTTGCATCGTGCACTGCGAACATCAGTGGAGGACCTGACGAAACACGGTCTCGTTGGAGGACATAGTGAGGATTTGAATTATTATGGTGGATTCAGACGGACGTATCAAACATTCCTAGATGTAATCAACAACGACCGCTTGAAGTTCAAAGCCAACCTTCTTGTCCATCATGAAGTTGTTGAAGACATGCATGAAGAAGGCTATCAATTCGGCAGTACGAACGGGTATGTTGAGCTTGGTGCGATGAAAATCTTTGCTGACGGTGCGCTTGGTGGAAGAACAGCCTATTTAAGTAAGCCCTATAATGATATGCCTGAAACATACGGCGTTGCCATCCATACCCTTACAGAGCTGAAGGAGTTGGTCAAAAAGGCGAGGCGTTACAATATGCCTGTTGCCATCCATACGATTGGAGATCTGGCCCTCGAATTCGCCTTATATGCTGTGGAAGAGAACCCGCCACCAGAAGGATTGCGTGACCGATTCGTCCACGGACAAGTTGTACGACCTGACTTGATTGAACGGCTGCGGAAGGTTCCTGTTATTATAGATATTCAGCCTCATTTTGTCGCCTCCGACTTTCCATGGGTGATCGAGCGTTTAGGTGAAGAAAGGATGCAGTATAGCTTTGCATGGAAAACCCTTCTGGAGGAAGGAATTCCTTGTGCATCTGGATCGGATGCTCCGATTGAAACAGCTGATCCTTTATCAACGATTCATGCTGCTGTGCTTCGTAAGAAACAAGGAGATGAACATGAAGGATACTTCCCAGAGCAGAAGCTGACGGTATTTGAGGCAGTAGAGCTCTATACGAAGGGAAGCGCCTATGCGATTGGAAAAGAAAATGAGACAGGCGTAATCCAAAAAGGATACAGCGCAGATTTCACAATCTTAGAAGAAGACCTTTTTCAAATCGATCCCGAAAAGATTCCAGAAGTGAAAGTCGTGATGACTGTGGTGGATAATGCAATCGTCTACGAAGCATAA
- the mbcS gene encoding acyl-CoA synthetase MbcS, with amino-acid sequence MKNETLIAPETYNAAEEMEKYAKDPSRIAIKWRSDQGEEDEITYKDLFNQAEDLAKALLSLGLEKGDRVLVMMPRLIDTYKVYLATIKAGLVVLPCSEMLRAKDLSYRINHGEVKAVIAYHPFTSQFDEIEDPIDTLQHKITVGGEQKGWTDLGEVIAKKDDSVKLPTTTRDDMAFLSYTSGTTGQPKGVVHSHGWTYAHIRTAAKSWLAINEGDTVWATAGPGWQKWIWSPFVSVLGTGATGFVYNGKFDPNTYLDLLEKYQINVLCCTPTEYRLMAKVDNLKDYQLSHLRSAVSAGEPLNREVIDIFQRYFNVTVRDGYGQTENTLLVGIVEGMEVRPGSMGKPTPGNRVEIINEEGQPVKPGEVGDIAVHRDAPALFKSYYKDQDRTRMAFRGDYYLTGDKAKKDEDGYFWFEGRGDDIIISSGYTIGPFEVEDALVKHPSVKECAVVASPDEVRGHVVKAFIVLKNPAEASSEDLIPNLQNHVKELTAPYKYPRKIEFVDELPKTTSGKIRRIELRMKENQTTVKG; translated from the coding sequence TTGAAGAACGAAACACTCATAGCACCAGAAACCTATAATGCAGCAGAAGAAATGGAGAAATACGCCAAAGACCCATCTCGTATCGCGATCAAGTGGCGAAGTGATCAAGGGGAAGAAGACGAAATCACCTACAAAGACCTCTTCAACCAAGCTGAAGACTTAGCAAAAGCCCTACTTTCCTTAGGCCTTGAAAAAGGTGATCGAGTACTCGTAATGATGCCTCGTCTAATCGACACGTATAAAGTTTATCTTGCGACTATAAAAGCTGGGCTTGTTGTCCTTCCTTGCTCGGAAATGTTAAGAGCAAAAGATCTGAGCTACCGTATCAATCATGGCGAGGTCAAAGCCGTGATCGCCTATCATCCATTCACTTCCCAGTTCGATGAGATTGAAGACCCGATTGATACCCTTCAGCATAAGATCACTGTAGGCGGTGAACAGAAGGGTTGGACAGACTTGGGTGAAGTGATTGCCAAGAAAGATGATTCAGTAAAGCTACCAACGACTACTCGTGATGATATGGCGTTCTTATCTTATACATCCGGTACGACTGGTCAGCCGAAAGGTGTTGTCCATTCGCATGGCTGGACATATGCACATATTCGTACAGCTGCCAAATCATGGTTGGCGATCAATGAAGGGGATACAGTATGGGCAACAGCTGGACCGGGATGGCAGAAGTGGATTTGGAGTCCATTCGTATCTGTACTCGGCACAGGTGCGACTGGTTTTGTATATAACGGAAAGTTCGATCCGAATACGTACTTGGATTTATTGGAAAAGTATCAAATCAATGTTCTCTGTTGTACACCGACTGAGTACAGATTGATGGCGAAAGTCGATAACTTGAAGGACTATCAGCTTTCCCATTTAAGAAGTGCAGTGTCTGCAGGCGAACCATTAAACCGTGAAGTGATTGATATTTTCCAAAGATACTTCAACGTCACTGTCCGTGATGGATATGGACAGACTGAAAATACGTTGCTAGTCGGAATTGTAGAGGGGATGGAGGTTCGACCGGGATCAATGGGGAAACCGACTCCAGGAAACCGGGTAGAGATCATCAACGAGGAAGGACAGCCTGTCAAACCGGGGGAAGTCGGTGATATAGCCGTCCATCGAGATGCACCAGCCCTTTTCAAATCCTATTACAAAGACCAAGATCGAACGCGCATGGCTTTCAGGGGAGATTATTATCTTACTGGAGATAAAGCGAAAAAGGATGAAGACGGATACTTTTGGTTCGAAGGTCGTGGAGATGACATCATCATCAGTTCAGGCTACACGATCGGACCTTTTGAAGTAGAGGATGCCCTCGTCAAGCATCCATCTGTCAAGGAATGTGCGGTTGTTGCAAGTCCTGATGAAGTACGAGGACATGTTGTCAAAGCATTCATTGTACTCAAGAATCCTGCAGAAGCTTCATCTGAGGATCTGATTCCTAATCTTCAAAATCACGTCAAGGAACTGACAGCTCCTTACAAGTATCCACGTAAAATTGAATTCGTGGATGAACTGCCAAAGACTACATCTGGAAAAATCAGAAGGATTGAACTTCGTATGAAGGAAAACCAAACAACAGTAAAGGGATAA
- a CDS encoding alpha/beta-type small acid-soluble spore protein — protein MAYQSNKLVVPGAQQAINAMKTEIASEFGVQLGPDSSARANGSVGGEITKRLVAMAQGQQPK, from the coding sequence ATGGCATATCAATCAAACAAGCTAGTTGTACCTGGTGCTCAACAAGCGATCAACGCAATGAAGACTGAAATCGCTTCTGAATTCGGTGTCCAACTTGGACCAGACTCTTCTGCACGTGCTAACGGTTCTGTAGGAGGAGAAATCACTAAGCGTCTTGTAGCTATGGCTCAAGGTCAACAACCTAAGTAA
- the thiI gene encoding tRNA uracil 4-sulfurtransferase ThiI — MIYDHIIIRYGELSLKGKNRHHFTNRLRDTVKRKLRSFKQVEVKKAFDRMYIHLNGQNHEPVVEKLQEVFGIQGLTLAAKCDLDLETIRQTALQAMKDAGPDVKTFKVSAKRNYKQYPHNSQELNHLIGGYVLQHSDDLSVDVHHPDVELKVEIKPEAAYISSINYPGAGGLPIGSGGKVMLMLSGGIDSPVAGYLTMKRGIRVEMVHFHSPPFTSERARQKVEDLTQVLTKFGGTIKMHVVPFTDIQKAIKKQIPDNYSMTIMRRYMLRITEKLAEQNEALAIATGESLGQVASQTLSSMNTINEVTNLPMIRPLITMDKVEIMDIARKIGTYEISIRPYEDCCTVFLPSAPKTKPNREKANRFEQYMDIEALVEEAVVKTETVHFSELQPERKSEFEDLL, encoded by the coding sequence ATGATTTACGATCACATCATCATTCGATACGGAGAATTATCATTAAAGGGAAAGAATAGACATCACTTTACAAATCGTTTGCGGGATACCGTAAAGCGGAAATTGAGGTCTTTTAAGCAGGTTGAGGTAAAAAAAGCATTCGATCGGATGTATATTCATCTGAATGGACAAAACCATGAACCGGTCGTTGAAAAGCTGCAGGAAGTATTCGGCATACAAGGTTTAACGCTCGCCGCCAAATGTGACCTTGACTTGGAAACAATCAGGCAAACAGCGCTTCAGGCCATGAAGGATGCAGGTCCTGATGTGAAAACCTTTAAAGTATCAGCAAAGCGAAACTATAAACAATATCCTCATAATTCACAAGAGCTGAATCATTTGATCGGTGGATATGTGTTGCAGCATTCAGATGATTTATCTGTAGATGTTCATCATCCTGATGTCGAGTTGAAAGTAGAAATTAAACCAGAAGCAGCCTATATCAGCTCTATTAATTATCCTGGTGCAGGCGGCTTACCGATTGGAAGTGGCGGAAAGGTAATGCTTATGCTTTCTGGAGGCATAGATAGCCCGGTTGCAGGTTATTTGACGATGAAACGCGGTATTAGAGTCGAGATGGTACATTTTCACAGCCCGCCATTCACGAGTGAACGTGCACGCCAAAAGGTTGAAGACTTGACACAAGTCCTTACAAAATTCGGTGGGACGATCAAGATGCACGTTGTCCCATTCACGGATATCCAGAAAGCAATCAAGAAGCAGATTCCGGACAATTACAGCATGACGATCATGCGCCGATACATGTTACGTATAACTGAAAAATTAGCGGAACAGAATGAGGCGCTTGCGATTGCGACAGGTGAAAGTTTAGGACAGGTAGCAAGTCAAACGTTATCAAGCATGAACACCATCAATGAAGTGACGAATCTGCCGATGATCCGTCCACTTATTACGATGGACAAAGTTGAAATCATGGATATCGCGAGAAAAATCGGTACCTATGAGATCTCCATCCGTCCATATGAAGATTGCTGTACAGTCTTCTTACCTTCTGCTCCGAAAACGAAGCCGAATCGCGAAAAAGCGAACAGATTCGAGCAATATATGGATATAGAAGCTTTAGTAGAGGAAGCGGTGGTTAAGACTGAAACCGTTCATTTCAGTGAACTTCAACCCGAGCGTAAGTCGGAATTTGAAGATTTGCTTTAA
- a CDS encoding cysteine desulfurase family protein: protein MIYFDNSATTKPYPEALKTYVTVSENYFANPSSIHRLGGEVERLISKARQQIADLIKVKSDEIVFTSGGTEANNLAIKGVALEHRSRGRHLITTEIEHASCYSSFQQLEAMGYDVTYLPVDECGRVSVSDVEQALKDNTILVSIMHVNNELGSVQPVKEIGKLLKGYPKVLFHVDNVQGIGKVPLQYEQSGIDLCSFSSHKFHGPKGAGFLYVRKGVALSPLMTGGDHEFRLRAGTENVPGIIAMAKALRMTLEKADRQLGDMLELKAYIREKLSEMDKIQINTPEQHSAPHIINFSVPGVKPEVLIHALEEKEIFVSTKSACSSKSNDVSRVLEAAGHEYERASSAIRVSFSYENTLNEGKQFLRSLEQVILNLRKVMRE, encoded by the coding sequence ATGATCTATTTTGATAATAGTGCAACAACAAAGCCTTATCCTGAAGCATTAAAAACATATGTCACAGTATCAGAGAATTACTTTGCAAACCCTTCTTCCATACACCGGCTAGGCGGTGAAGTGGAACGCCTCATCAGTAAGGCGAGACAGCAGATTGCAGATCTTATTAAAGTAAAATCTGATGAGATCGTCTTCACTTCCGGAGGTACGGAAGCGAATAACCTTGCGATTAAAGGTGTAGCACTGGAGCATCGTTCTCGCGGGCGCCATTTGATCACGACTGAAATTGAACACGCCTCTTGCTACTCTTCCTTTCAACAATTGGAAGCGATGGGATATGACGTCACATATCTTCCAGTTGATGAATGTGGGAGGGTATCTGTAAGCGATGTCGAACAGGCGTTGAAGGATAATACAATCCTCGTCTCCATCATGCATGTTAATAACGAGCTTGGGTCAGTACAACCTGTCAAAGAAATAGGTAAGCTTTTGAAGGGGTATCCAAAAGTTCTCTTCCATGTTGATAATGTTCAAGGCATTGGTAAAGTACCTCTTCAGTATGAGCAATCAGGCATCGATTTATGTTCCTTTTCAAGCCACAAGTTCCACGGACCTAAAGGTGCCGGGTTCCTTTACGTGAGAAAGGGTGTGGCCCTCTCACCACTCATGACAGGCGGAGACCATGAATTCCGGCTGAGAGCTGGTACAGAAAACGTTCCGGGAATCATTGCAATGGCAAAAGCTTTACGAATGACCTTAGAAAAGGCTGATCGTCAGCTTGGTGACATGCTCGAGCTTAAAGCATATATAAGAGAGAAATTATCCGAGATGGATAAGATACAAATCAATACACCTGAACAACATAGCGCGCCACATATCATCAATTTCTCAGTGCCTGGAGTCAAACCGGAAGTGCTGATTCATGCCTTGGAGGAAAAAGAGATATTCGTATCAACGAAGTCTGCGTGCTCCTCTAAGTCCAACGACGTCAGTCGCGTACTTGAGGCAGCAGGCCATGAATATGAACGTGCGAGCAGTGCAATCCGAGTAAGTTTCAGTTATGAGAACACATTAAACGAAGGGAAACAATTTCTTCGCTCACTTGAACAAGTCATTTTAAATTTAAGAAAAGTAATGAGGGAGTAG